The Aeoliella mucimassa genome includes the window TTCGCGAGCTGATACCCGACCATCGCTGATGGCAGAGTCATTGAATCCATCCGCCCAGCCACTGATGCCTTGCTCGAAGAAATACCCAAAGAGCGTTCGTCCAGTTCCCAGCAGTGGTTGAGCGTTCTGGCCAACACCGCTGGAAACGAGAGTTAGCCGATAGTCATCAGGTACTTTGGCGAGTGCGGTAATCGCTCGATCGGTGATTTCTTCAGGATACAAGCCGGCTTGTCCCGACTCTAAGGCCGCAGAAATGTCGAGTATTAGAAGTTTCTGTTGAGAGGTACTCTGTGCAAGCAACGAGAGAATCTCAAGGAGAGGGATTCCCTCGCTCTGCTGGCCGAGCGGCTGAAAGTCCTTGGTCATCAATACAAGCTGGTTATTGGTGTCCACCGATGCCAAAGCCGACAGATAAACTACCAGCGGCTGATCCGAATCGATGTCCTCTGCCAACAACTGCCGCCGCAACATCGAGGAAGACAGGCTTGGTTCAAACTGAAAACTCTCGTTGGAAAAGTAATCGCCCTGCTGAATGGCAAGACGATCGTTTGCCGCTGCCAGGTTGTCGGGCACCAACGACGATTCCAGGTGAGGCGACCATGCAGCAATGAACTTACATGAGGTCGGCGCGGCAATTTGCGTCGTAAGTGCGAGCAGCAGCCCCAGTAAGACACTGATGGCTAAGAGGTGCAGTACGATATGGCCCTGTTTCTTTCGATACAGGGGATGCTTAGGCTTAGATTCCTGCTGGCCAGAATTGCTGGTCGGCAACGCGGTCTCGGTAGTCATGAGGCGCGGAGGGGCGGAATCGTGCTGGCCGCCTCTACAAAAGCTCCGCCCTTTTATTGGGTTGGAGCCGAACTGAAGTCTATAACCGGCGCAGGCGGGATTTCACCGGTAGGGAACGTACCCATCGAAGTTAGTTCGGCGTAACTGCCTGCCTGCTCTGCTTTCGCTTTAAGTTCATCGATTGCAACGATTGAAACGCCTGTGACCAGTTGGTCCAATTGAGCGGAATTTACCGGCCAAAACTTCGCCGTGGTTCTGCCGATCGAGGGGTAGTAGTCGTGCTGTTGACCTTGAGGAGTCATTCCTTCAAGTGAAACTTGAAACATCGACCCTATTGGGTGAGAAAGCTCCACGTTCAGGCAAAATTGAGGCTCCATCGTTCCCTGTGAAGTGGGTAAGGTCTCCAATTCGCAGGCAACGCGAGAAAACGTCACAGTGTCACCGACTGCTTTGCAGTGAGTCCCTGCCAGCTGGCTGACGACCGAGAACTCAAATCCTCGCCGTAACTGCACTGCGCTTGGCTCGGTTGCAGAGTTAATCCACCATACTTTGAGACGTGCTGGGGAACGGGAGTTAGTCACCGAGCCATCGGAAGCGGCCAGGCAGCTCCAGCACTGGGCTGGATAACCAAACGTAGAAGTCCATGCTAGCGGTTGGGAAGCGTGAGAGGACGCATCAGGGTAGTATTCAAGCCAAAGAGTGTCGCAATGAGGAACAGAGAGTGGTGATTTTCCGTCTAAGTCAGAGGACTCAATCGACAACAGTATTTCGGTTGGAGCTTCTGAAGGGGCGCGTCGTTTCAACAGAGTCGCTGTTCCACCTTTGGCGGAGACGGTCGCCGATGTGGCATGGTCCGTATCGGCAATCGAAACACGCCGGAATGCTTCTCCATTCATGCCGGAATACGATTGAAGTAGCAGCGTATCGCCTTCGATAACACTCACAGCGTGCATCCGGTTCTCCGCTTCGATTTGGTATTGTCCTGCGGGAAGTAAGTCGGACTGCACGCGTTCGGTAGGAAGGTTTCGTTTCAGCGTGATCGGCTTCGCAGTCGAGACACTGCCATTCTTAGGTGTGATCGTGATAAGGCGGTTCTTTAATGCTTCGTCGTGGAGCAACCCTTGTAGTGACGACAGTTCGTCCATCACCCACCAACGGCCTGGGGGATTGAGTTGATCGAGTAAGCGAAATGGCTCTGTAGAGTCCGATTGACTTGTCGGAGAGTTGGACATCTCCAATACTTGCAGAGCAATTCCAGTGCCATCCAATGCCAGCGGTAGCACTTGGCTAAGCTCGTGGGGGCTGGTGATTCCGGTTTCTGTCGCCAGACGATTGTCCTCCCCATCCGTCAGCACAACCATCATCTTCTCCCCGTTGAACCCAAATAAGTCTTGGCGGGCGGCAACGATTGCATCGGCCACGGGAGATTCGTTCCATGGTTCGATGTTCGACAGCAAGGAAACAAGTTCGTCGAGCACCTTTGTGTCATTCTGGTCCCAAGCTATCGGGCGCATTAGTCGATGAATGGTCTGTTCTGGCCTGTCGACAGTCTTATTCCGCCCGATTGCTTCTCCAAACACCCAGACACTCACTCGCACACCACTGGGAAGGTCTTGCAGGATGCTCTTAAGTGCTTCGACTGCTTGTTGATACTTGAAAGACTTGCCATCAGAAGTCGGGCCCATACTTCCCGAGGCGTCGACTACGAAAGTTATGGCAAAGTTGGATGCTTTCGAGGCAACAGGAGGACTGCCATCAAGGATCGCCACCGCGGTCGTTCTTGGAGGAGGAAGCTTCACCGAGCGAAAGTGAGGAGTGTTGATCAACGTAGCGTCGAGTGCAACGCGAGCCAGATGTCCACGGAAAAAGGCACGGAGTTCTGCTTGGCTGTTGCTGGAGGGCAGGAAGTCAGCGACTGGCTGGGTGATTGTTCTCTTCAGCACAACGCTACCCTGGGACGTCCGCTTGTTTTCGCCTACAGATACATTCAGTCGCGTTCCGGTGGCAGGTGCACTAAGCGAGAGCCCTGAATCCGCATCTCCCCATACTTGGGCATTTCCTGACTCTACGCCTGAGACTAGCAGTTGGATGCCGATAGGAAGGCTTTCGGATCCTGTGATGTAGATGGGAGAGCCATCATCCGCCGTTCGAATCGTAAAGTCCCAGGGTTGGGCAACAAGCCGTTCCAATGAGTCCAATTGAGGTTCATGGGGATTCCAACCCCGAGCGGCAACAAGATAGGCCTTGGTGGCTTGTCGGTAGTAAGGAGGTGCTGTGTCGGATAACCCATTCCAGCGGCCAATTAAGGTGCGTGTGCCGAGTAGTAGTGCGTAGCGTGCCCGCGATCGTTCTTGTGTTTTACTTGCCCCGACCAGGAAGTCAGGTCTCTCGGAAGTCACAAGTAATTGTTGCATCCGATGATTCAAGTTTACCCATTCTAGTAGGGTCGATCCGGTAAGTTGTTCCGCATTCTGGATGTCGGATACTGTATCCCGCACGCTCGTGGTGCGTGCAAGCATCAATTGCCGCGCCAATTGAATGAGCGAATCTAAATGCGTGCCTGCACGTGTGTTGGCGGGCAATTGCGAAAAAGCGTCAGCAGACTCGGTGGAAAGATATCCGTGTTTGGCTAGCCTCGCCGGGTCGAAAGCGGCTGCCATTAACTGCATCCGACGATGCGTACTTGCTTTGATCGCGTCATTGTCCTCGCTTTGAGCCGTGAGGGATAGACGCTTGTCGTGAGTCGATTGTCGGGCAGCGGAAGCAGGGCGTCGGATCGTAAGCAGTCGCAGCCTCGATTCAACGTCGAGTGTTGGAATCATCAGAGCAGCATCGCAGTTATTCCAGAACACTGGTCCTGTCTTAGCATCGAGGGAGTGTTGCCATTGCTGATACGCCATCACCACTGTTTGGTAGTTGTTGGCGAGTTGAGTGGCAGCGGAAGCGAGATGATGCTCTTCCGCTTGGGTGGAGTTGAGATCGATTGACTCGAGTGGTGTGTTTCGCAAATCATCGATAACCGTGCCCAGCTCGTGAGCAAAATTCCAAGCGGCGATAATCGCCTGCGTAGTCGGCTGGATGTCGTGCTGTGAGTCATCGAGGTCATGCCATACCAGAGACCACCAATCAATATAGCGTGGTAGTGTAAGCATCGCTCGATCGTAGGTCTCACAGGCGGCATAGGCCGTGTCGATTCGTTTTGTAATCGCATCGTATTGTTGGTTCAGGTTAGTGAACTGATCCAATACTTGCTCCTGGTTCAACGGCAATCCAAAGAGCAAGTCCTCAGACAAGCGTCTCTTGCTATCGAGCTCGAGAATCGCAGGCTCCA containing:
- a CDS encoding vWA domain-containing protein; this encodes MAALALFSICWIGGAVLLNPPRTVAIVALGSSYEQNLAIPPNAFGWNTLEDLCQSNEVDNQQFFYGRHLHRLPDAPLRVTRQFDWQRALTPTEGHDAIIYLSMHGAADQHGPYLIADDAVGLGEESDKVRLDGLFAALAELPEEQHKLLLIDVTTLRGVWRLGVPANTFASALQQYDPRIAEIPNLVVVCSSSEGEKSWVNQPEQRTSFGYHLRRALNGLAVDSNNDGRITAEEAYNTVGDRVNSWAQSHAHANQQPVLLPSGDIGTTRAQSMQLGLAQTKETQEPSVADNTWDSLITEQWHYVSQLQHELQCPESVAPQLWNSHLDRLMRLEEFAQAGNRKAVERLQGQLMVSRTQLERLASRHQLAWDPLRGTSSTSPEIAQWIDRLWTTPVQQLPAQWEKAASAPTIDTKRLRTQLYERILTAVEQSPTANLDRAARLIRLSEDPTNPRPSSIHFIAMLEKHLPASSRSADFDALLSAAISCRSKSSQLLRSSQKTGVHVSAVLPWVEPAILELDSKRRLSEDLLFGLPLNQEQVLDQFTNLNQQYDAITKRIDTAYAACETYDRAMLTLPRYIDWWSLVWHDLDDSQHDIQPTTQAIIAAWNFAHELGTVIDDLRNTPLESIDLNSTQAEEHHLASAATQLANNYQTVVMAYQQWQHSLDAKTGPVFWNNCDAALMIPTLDVESRLRLLTIRRPASAARQSTHDKRLSLTAQSEDNDAIKASTHRRMQLMAAAFDPARLAKHGYLSTESADAFSQLPANTRAGTHLDSLIQLARQLMLARTTSVRDTVSDIQNAEQLTGSTLLEWVNLNHRMQQLLVTSERPDFLVGASKTQERSRARYALLLGTRTLIGRWNGLSDTAPPYYRQATKAYLVAARGWNPHEPQLDSLERLVAQPWDFTIRTADDGSPIYITGSESLPIGIQLLVSGVESGNAQVWGDADSGLSLSAPATGTRLNVSVGENKRTSQGSVVLKRTITQPVADFLPSSNSQAELRAFFRGHLARVALDATLINTPHFRSVKLPPPRTTAVAILDGSPPVASKASNFAITFVVDASGSMGPTSDGKSFKYQQAVEALKSILQDLPSGVRVSVWVFGEAIGRNKTVDRPEQTIHRLMRPIAWDQNDTKVLDELVSLLSNIEPWNESPVADAIVAARQDLFGFNGEKMMVVLTDGEDNRLATETGITSPHELSQVLPLALDGTGIALQVLEMSNSPTSQSDSTEPFRLLDQLNPPGRWWVMDELSSLQGLLHDEALKNRLITITPKNGSVSTAKPITLKRNLPTERVQSDLLPAGQYQIEAENRMHAVSVIEGDTLLLQSYSGMNGEAFRRVSIADTDHATSATVSAKGGTATLLKRRAPSEAPTEILLSIESSDLDGKSPLSVPHCDTLWLEYYPDASSHASQPLAWTSTFGYPAQCWSCLAASDGSVTNSRSPARLKVWWINSATEPSAVQLRRGFEFSVVSQLAGTHCKAVGDTVTFSRVACELETLPTSQGTMEPQFCLNVELSHPIGSMFQVSLEGMTPQGQQHDYYPSIGRTTAKFWPVNSAQLDQLVTGVSIVAIDELKAKAEQAGSYAELTSMGTFPTGEIPPAPVIDFSSAPTQ